The following DNA comes from Hypomesus transpacificus isolate Combined female chromosome 5, fHypTra1, whole genome shotgun sequence.
TGTTTCAGAGATTTACAAATCATGCTATCAAACACTCACATGTGCCATCCCGCTCTGAGCGATGGCCTTCTCTGAGTTGAGGATCCGCTTGACGGCCATGttggtcagcttctccacctgGGCCTCACTCAGCGGCTGGATCACGTCGGCCAATCGGAACACCTTCTTCCTCCCACTGGCACCCGGAGCCCTGAGGAATCACATCAACGGAGAgcgatgttgagagagagagagcagaggacagaCCACAGCTGACCTCCAGGGCGCAGACGAGACTCTCACTTGGTCTGTGCGGAGGGTACGATGGGCTCAGGCAGTCTCTTCACCAGGGGGGCCTCCTCGGGGGCCTGGCTCTTGTCGTAGCCCCCCACCACAGAGATCGCCTGGCCCAGGGACACTTTGCGCTTGATGAGCAAGTCTTTGGAATTGGACGATTCTCCTTCTTCGTTGTCCTCCTTCCCGGTGTCCTCATCTCGTGCTTTGCACTGCTCCAGTCCTGcgggaggagagacaagagcgAGCAGGACGTTGTACGTCAGGGGAATGGCATTGATGCAAATCAAACAGCCATTCTTTAGTTTGACTGAAGCGCTGCACACACAGACGGTGATGGTGTACTTTACAGCTTCGCCCCGCGTGCTGCCTCTACAGCTTCGCCCCGCGTGCTGCCTCTACAGCTTCGCCCCGCGTGCTGCCTCTACAGCTTCGCCCCGCGTGCTGCCTCTACAGCTTCGCCCCGCGTGCTGCCTCTACAGCTTCGCCCCGCGTGCTGCCTCAACAGCTTCGCCCTGCGTGCTGCCTCAACAGCTTCGCCCTGCGTGCTGCCTCAACAGCTTCGCCCTGCGTGCTGCCTCAACAGCTTCGCCCCGCGTGCTGCCTCTACAGCTTCGCCCTGCGTGCTGCCTCAACAGCTTCGCCCCGCGTGCTGCCTCAACAGCTTCGCCCCACGTGCTGCCTCTACAGCTTCGCCCTGCGTGCTGCCTCTACGCCCCTCGTTCTCACCTGGTCCTATTCCAGCTGATGTCATCTGTGTAGCCATCAGCCTGGCCAGGTGTTTGATCTGGGCGTCTGTGCCTGCAGACTCCACAGGTGTGTAGGTGGCCTGGAAGGAAGCGGGCATGACATCTGGCAGGTACACCATGCTGATGagcacctgaaacacacacacacacgccgtcaGCTGAAGGAGCGTCCACGGGGACGGGTATGACGATGAAACGCACTGCCTCCTCGGCTCACCAGATTGGCCACGTTCTCCGGGGAGAGGAGCGGCCGCAGGAACTGAGCCGTGAGGTCGATGGCCGACTGTGCTGCCGGCACGGAGGAGGGCTTGGAGACAGACGGAGGGGCGGGATCCTCTTTGTCTTCATCGTCCTCCATCAGAGTAGGTTCTGGAAATATTGTCCCCGCCATAAAATTTTCTTAGAATGAGATGTTTGTTGCTGGTTCTGTTTGGGTTTCAGGGTAAAAAAACATTGCCTCACCGATCTTGATCTTCTTGCCCTCGGCGTAGGGCTCGTGGCGAGGTCGTTTGCGCTGCTCTCTCACCGACGGTGTGATCCGGGTGATCTCGTTCTGAGACATGCCCAGGTCCAGCAGCAGAGTGCTGATCTGGCCCTGGAACTCTAGGCTGCAGGGGTGGCGCAGCACAGCCACCAGGTGGAGCTTGAGATTCTTACGCACACTACTCACTTGGGACTTGGCCAAGGTCGGAGGGAGGTTAGCTGAGGATTAGGAATGAGAACTTTAACACTCCTATTTTTAATTGTATATTCGTGTATAGACTGATAAGCTCTCCAATAACCTTACATCATCTCATTATACTCTATTGAAGATACTGCATATTGAGCATTCCAGTGTTTGCTGTGAGAAGAGTGTTTCCAGTGGTTTAACAGTGAGAGGAGAGTGTTTCCAGTGTGTTTACTGTGAGAGGAGAGTGTTTCCATTGTGTTTACTGTGAGAGGAGAGTGTTTCCAGTGGTTTGACTTTGAGAGTGTTTGTAGCAAGAGGAGAGCGTACCATGTAGCGTCTCGTAGGCCTGAACCACTTTGGACATGAACATGGGTCTCTGGCGGGCCAGGGTGGCCAGCGAGCCCAGGGCCGTGGTCAGGTTGATGCTGGTGATCGCAGGGTGGACCATGAACTTCAGAAGCTGTTCCAGGGCAGACTTGCCCTCCTCACAGAGGGTATCTGAGGAAAAACATGCAATGAAAATCGGACGTTTACATTTCATTCAGTCGTCAATGGGAAACAACTCATGAAAATTGTGTGACACTGTtctatttttttaaagatgatttgtgttgttttcatgctttattgTACAGGTGtttaagtgaagtgtgacaggaaaggaagggagggggaagacatCCAGCAAAGGGCCAAGGCCAGACTCAAACCCAGGGGACTGATgcaaggcctcagcctacatggtacacGCACTGATCCGTGAGCTCCACACTCTTACGTTTTGAGAGCGACAGGAAGTACATTTGTTTTCTCACCGTAGCGAATGTAGGAGTGGTCTTTGGGAACTTTGTCCAAGCTGAtgtccccctcctgcctcttaGGAGTGTCCGAGTCTGACGtcctgggagagagggtgatgatgaGCGACTCCGTGAACTTGATGGCGTGCGTGCGGACTCCGTCGTTGTCGAAGTCCAACAGGGCCAAAACATCCTCCTTCATCTGAGTCACCATATCCCAGCATGCCTCCTGCATCTCCGACACGGCCTTGGAACGCACCAACCACTGGGGTGGGaaaacaaagaagaagaaaaaacgcaAGTTAGGCAACACAGTTCCCATGCAGCGATCGACAGTGTTCAGTGCATGGAtggtgtgtacctgtagagCCACCCTATAGAGCTGCGTTAGAGTCAGAATGGCCTTCTTCACCACATTCACACTCTCATCTTTAAGAAGCATGTTCAAGTTTGCAATCAGCCTCAGGAGAAGCTCATTGTCTCTTTTACTGTCAAAATAAGAAGGAAGTCAGGTCATATGTACTTCATTTAACACATAGTTTTACTAGCAGCAGCTTCTAGTCTAGTTGCCAGTATGAATGTAAGTGAGTGAAAAATGTGTCTGATGACATACCATGCTTCCTCAATGAAGCCAATGACAAATTTTCTAACTTCCATTGACTTGTCAGTCTGAAAGGCTATCATCTCCTACAAGGGATGGACatatagaaagagagtgagaattTGTAAGATAAATAAATTACTTTTAACACCCTGGTGTATGTGCTACAATTGTGAAAGCAAAATGATTTCTTACGTCTAAGAAATTGTCAAGTAATGAGGGGTCTTTGTTTATTATCAGCTCCTGAACCTggtcaaataaacacaacagaaTGGTTCACGTTCAAGAAAAGTATGTTACATACAATCTCTTATGTAATGCACACCGTTATTTTTTAGGGATTACAAACCTGTTTGAGAACTGTGAGTTTGCTATCTGTAGCAATGAGAGCTGCCTGATTCAGAAGGTCAACAACCTGCGTTGTAAATTAAAAGGAAAACACATTAGAAGGAATTACTATGTATTTTTTTCAGATTGTTACAAACTGGCACAAGGAAAGCAAGGACAACTGAGATTAGGGTCAACCTTTTCACTGGTCGTCATGTCAATAGCCGTATCCTCTCCGGTAAGATCTTGCAGAGCCACACACGTCCTCGCACCTGCACCTTCTCCGCTGCCCGAAGCCATCTATGACAGACACAAAGTTCAGTCTTTCTAGCCAAGTGACTAACAGTAAACTAATACCAGTAATGTGTGCTACCACAATAAGCTATCTGATTTACTAGGACTCAGGTTTAAGTGGTAGGTCTAAGAAGTAATGTTAATTTGTTAACTAAACCTATTACAATCATCTACCGGCAAAACAATTGCCCCGGCGATTGTGAGAACACACGAGCTAGCCAGCTAGTCTACGCAGGACAAAAACTAAGCTAACTAGCTACAACTTACCTTATCACACGTACTACGGCTCTGACACCACACAATACTACGGATGCAACAACAAAATTTACGAAACAAGATGTTGTTAGGTAGCCTGTTGGTCTAAAGATGTGCTAGGATGCCGCCATGTTTGACGGATGTTTGACGGTATTTCCTTGATGCAACGAAAATAAACTTCCGGGGAAAAGATTTTCGTTCGGTCCTATGGTTCGGTCAAGCTCCAATGACTGTGTGATAAAAACCCAGAAAGCAATCTTTATTTAGCTTATGAAAGAAGCTAATTTAAAACAGTCATTAGATCAGTGTGCTTAGCGGCATCTACATCAAAATCCAACTTGAAAGCACTTGACATGATGTATTATCATCAGTCTTTGATAGTATTTTGTAACCCCTCCACACACGTATACTCCCATACCCCATATTTGAAAAATGCAAATAAATACAAAGCAACACAAATCAAACTAAACAAACAATTTTCCTTTCCTTTTGTCATATCCTTTATTAATGCATGTATTTACTCCTGTTGCAGAGGAATTCTTTCAAATATGTCAGCCAGGCCTTTAATCCAATCACAGTCGAGAAGCGCTCACTGACTAGAGGGCGGCTAGACAGGAACATTATTCGTCCATTTTGTACAGTCGGTCGGTGCATGATTCTCTGGCAAGAAACGATTGTGGTCTGGACGAGGGAAAAAGGAAAGGTTTGCAATGCATATTATTAGTTTGCAATCCTGCATGAAAACTATTGTTTATATGTCTAATGCAAATTGATCGCTTTAGCGTTGAGTTTTAAACGTATTTAACGTAGCTCTTAAGATTGCAAGCTGCAAGTGCAATCTACCAATGCTTTGTCGCAGAAACCGTTTAAGCTAACGCGGTTGCTAGCTACgtctagctagctctacattGCTTGTCAGAAACGAAACTTATATCACAGTTGATAAAGCAGTGCGATACTAAAGTTTGGTAAATAGCCTAGTATTGTCTAGAGCTAGCCAAACCGTGTCGGTTCAAACTGTGGTGTTAGCTAACGTAGACTGGCGACAGACGTTGATTAAAATAGcgagtagctagctagttatgtTTATCAACAGGAAAGGTAGATAGGCTAGCTGTTAGCTAGGCGGACAAGCTAACGTAGTTAGCTGGTTAACTAATAAACATACGCTTATTGTACATAGTTTTGCTCTGCTAGCTGTCCTTAAGCGAAAGTTAAGTATATTCTTCTAAACTCTTCCTCAGACTGAGATTGCTGATCACTGAAACTGGACGGTGCATGAAAAATGAGCGGAATCAATGTGAAGAAGCTCAAAGTCAACGAGCTGAAAGAGGAGCTTCAGCTACGTGGCCTCGACACTCGTGGACTCAAGGCGGACCTTGTCGTGAGGTTGAAGGCGGCACTTGATGCCGAAGCAGCGGGTGAGGTTGCCGGACCACCCGTTGCAGAAGttgtggatgagggggaggaagaacaaGATGAAGGGGGAGATGAGGACGATGACTATCCCGAAGGAGGCAACAGTCTGTCAGGTATTTCAACTCAACTTAATTTCGAAGAGAGATGTTCGTAGTAAACATGGCCATGTAGTGTATGCACTTAACGGTGTACATCCGTTGCATTGCAGGGAGTTGTATGCAAAAGTAGTACTCATTTGTGCAGTTGTTATGCGGTTCACAATTGACCAGTATATTTTTACAAATCAGGGGAAGATGAGGAGTCGTATCGCGTGGAAGATCTAGCACGGCTTGACCAAGAACCTGACGCGGAACAGTCTGAGGAGGAAAATGTGATTGATGACCAGAGTGAAGAAGATAGTCTGGATGGAGGGCCGGCGTTTGGTGGAGTCCCTGCAATGAATTATGGGATTGGTGACTTCACAGATGATGTGATTGAGCCTCCGACCACAAAAGCCTTCGAGTCAGAGGTGAAGCCGGAGTATCGAGCTGATACACCAGAACTTCAGATGCTAGAACTGGAGGTAAAGGAACCAGTGCATTCAGAACCTGAACCTGAAGCACGTTTGGAGGATAATCCTGAAGGTAAACCAGGTTAGTATATTACAAAACCTTTTTAAAACAGgctaggtaaaaaaaaacatctgtcaTGAGAAACCATTCCTTAAGCAACCTTCCCTCACCTTTCTTCTCGTTTTTTTCGGGGCATAGATGAAATCGAGACGGACGCAGACATCAAGATGGAGGCAGAGCACCAGCAGTCAAACAAGCCTCCTCCTCAGCTTGACCCCCAGCCTGACCCGGAAGCAGAACAGCCAGAGGAGCTCCTGGAGGCAGAAAAACCAGAGCAGGTTTCTCAGGAGGAGCAACCAGATCTGCCTgtgaaggaggagcagaaggaggccCAAAAGCCAGAGCTGGAcgtgaagaaggaggagggggaggaggaggccaggcaGCCAGAACCAGCCAACGATTGGGAGGccatggatgcagagcaggCAGGCCAAGCCAAATCTGAAGATGACAAGCAGGGCGTTAGCCGCAAGAGACCGCACGAAGAAGGCCGTGGATACGGCTATTATGAGCACAGGGAGGACAGACGGTTAGATTAACTTAAAAATTTACGCTTGTAACTTTTCtttaaatgataaaaaaaaaaaaattagacGGACGCAAGTTTTGTGTTGGCTGATCATCtggtttgtttgtggttgagatGCTTCATGTTTTCTGCTGGCACACACAGGGCTCGCTCTCCTCAGCCCCcagcggaagaggaggaggaagatttCGACGACACTTTAGTGGCCATCGATACCTGTAAGCAAAGCCCCTTTTGCATGAATGCATGTTAAGAGTCATTAGAGTTACACGCCCTTTGAGTTAACTCACTCtcttccacagacaactgtgaTCTCCACTTCAAGGTGTCACGCGACAGATACAGTGGCTATCCCCTGACCATCGAAGGCTTCGCATACCTGTGGTCAGGTGCGCGAGCTTCTTATGGGGTCAACAAGGGGCGAGTCTGCTTTGAAATGAAGGTACAGCTCTCTAATTTGACTTTCAGATGCATGCAAAACACTGTTGCAAATCGTTCTCTGAATTCCTGGCTTTAATCCCATGAGAACCTGGTTTTCATTAGGCCTTGTTTTTTGTTGTCATCCAGATCAATGAGGAGATCTCTGTGAAGCACTTGCCCAGTAGTGAGCCTGATCCACATGTGGTGCGGATTGGCTGGTCCCTGGACAGCTGCAGTACACAACTGGGTTAGTCTGACACGTTTTCCAAAGGCAGGAGATAGAATATAACCCAAACCCTGTGAATTTAATTTTACTTTAAAGATCACGTTTTTTCCGGGTTTTTTTTAAACAGGTGAAGAGCCTTTCTCTTATGGATACGGAGGAACTGGGAAAAAGTCTTTAAACTGCAAATTTGAGGACTACGGCGAGAAGTTTGGTGAAAACGATGTCCTGGGTTGCTATGTGGTAAGTAGCGGTTAGATGTTTTTGTgccaaagaggaggagaactgcACAGCAGTGACCCTCTCTCTTGTCCAGGACTTTGAAAACGGCGAAGAGGTGGAGATGGCTTTCTCCAAAAACGGCAAGTGGCTGGACGTGGCGTTTCGTGTTTCTCGCGAGGAGCTGGCTGGGCGCGCTCTCATCCCCCACGTCCTGGTGAAGAACTGTGCCATCGAGTTCAACTTCGGACAGAAAGAGGAGCCTTTCTTCCCTCTCCCAGAAGGATACACCTTCATCCAGGATGTGAAACTGGAGGACAGGGTCCGGGGAACCATTGGGCCTGTCTCCAAAGCTGACTGTGAGGTGAGCGTGGCCCATTTGATATTTGCTACATTAACTgaaatcctgtgtgtgtgtgtatgggtgcagttacacatgtcaaacacatctgtgttttgtgtttctctctctgcgtGTGTCTGTATTCTGTCAGCTGCTGATGATGGTAGGCCTGCCTGCATCTGGGAAAACAACCTGGGCCGTGAAGCACGCGCTGGAGAATCCTGAGAAGAGATTCAACATCCTGGGCACCAACGCCATCATGGAGAAAATGAAGGTCAGCTGAAaagtatttataaaaaaaaattttaAAAAAGGATTTTGGAGAATTTCTGCTTTGTTTGGATTGAAATGAAGTGTAGACTGAGACTCAGAaacgttggagagagagagagagagagagagagagagaagaggagttcACATAGATAATGACCCAGGCAAAAATGTAACCCGGGTCCCTGTGGTAAGGCGTTAGCCTAAATTGTACGCTTACAAGCAACAACCAGGGCGCCCCGAAAATGTGATCGGTGCAGCTTGTGTAAAGGCACCACACTtaagtcagtaatatcatgtaaGTAATACAACTTTTAATAATCTAACCCTTCAGGTGATGGGACTGCGTCGCCAACGAAACTATGCAGGCCGCTGGGACATCCTAATCCAGCAAGCGACACAGTGTCTGAACAGACTGATCCAGATCGCAGCCCGCAAGAAACGCAACTACATCCTGGACCAGGTACTGTCAGACCTCCCCCCTCCGTTTGCCCCTCTGCTGTCCTCTGATGCACATGTACATTAATGCACTTGTGATATGCTGTTTCTCTAGAAGCCTTGAACCACATCTGAACTCCTGGAAGTGACCTCACTTTCCCTTGTCCTGAACATGCTGATGAATTTGTTTTTGATTACCGTAATTGAAAACCAGAATATGTcgttgtatgtttttttttttttttactccttcAGTACTTTTGAATTTCTTGATTGTATGTCATGTTGGAAAAAGCTATAAGCTGCTAAAATAAGATGTTGAAATCAAGTAAACACTGCTGGGTGGTGAGTAAGAAATACACCTTATGTTGCTAAGTTAAAGCTAAAGAGTTAGCACAGGTTTAAACTCACATCACCTCTGATGTAAGATTAGATAGATGTTATTAGATATCTACATACAGACTGCATATGGAACTTAAAAATATTGTGTGTTAAATGAATGAAACATCAAGGTAAGTGAATTAACATGCTCAAATTTACAGGACAATGGCAAAGTTAAATTACGGTAGGTACGGTCTAACGGACATTCGAGTGCTTTGGAACATGTGAGTACTGACAGGTAGGTAGTGTATGTTTGTTACATGATGAGGAGACGAATGACcatgtgacaggaagcaggTAAGTGCTTGTAAGTAACTGGGGACCCTGGTATTAATAATGAGATTCAAGACATACAGGTGTACCCCATTCAAGGGGAGGAATTCTTTTAAGATGAGCTCACAGTGTGATCCTGTGGAGTTTGGGGGCATGCaggggagacagtgtgtgtgaagctTTCATGGCGTGACGGAACAAGAATAACATGCATATTGGCGATACTTGAGACGAGTTAGTCTGATGTAGTGAATATGACGTAAGACCGGGAGTAGCAGCTGTTCATGAGACACAAAAGAAGACAACAGTCCTATTGTCAGTCAGATTTGTCACAGAGTTGTTGTAAAACAGATGCTGACGTCAGCCCAGGGTTGTAGCAGTGTGACCATGTCATAGCTCGAGAGTTGTCACTCTTAATCTTGCTGCCACGGGTCCCCCAAGTTCTTTCTGACAGGAAACGGTTGACCTAGACACTCAGGTAAGTTTGTGGGGTTGTGAGAGACGAGAATATGTAGTTCCAGAGACCTAGGCATGAAAAACAACTCTCACACTTTCATCATTGCAGGAATCCAATTTTCCCTCCTAATGAAGGCAAAGCCGTAACGAAAGTAAACGAAAAATAATGAAAAGCTTGTACTTCTTTCTTGTCACCATTGCTAGACAAATGTATATGGATCAGCCCAGAGACGAAAAATGCGTCCTTTTGAAGGTTTTCAACGCAAGGCTATTGTAATTTGTCCCACGGACGAGGATATTAAAGAGCGAACGTTAAAGCGAACTGATGAGGAAGGGAAGGATGTGCCCGATCATGCTGTTTTAGAAATGAAAGGTAGGAATTCCATGGataaccccccccaaaaataaaaaaaacaacacaagacAATGTATTtgccatgttttttttgttttgacgAAAGTTGGAagacaaccccctccccccccccccccctccccccagagagATACTCTCTATCTTCCCTCTGTTTTTCATTCTCTTGTTCTGTCACTTTCATCCCCCATTTCTCTGGCACTGCAAACTCGGGTGATGTCCGAATCAAGTGTTAGCTTTGGCCTTAACCCTTGAAGGATTATCCTGCgtttacattttacaaattTAATGGAAGCCATTGGTTTGAGTTCACCCCAGTAGTATGATCAGGACACTTATGTCAATAGACTACGCTACCACAAGCTCTGCTTGTGGTTTGCAGCTGCAGACTATTACCCctcttttcataactttttAGTTTCTGTAGTTTTATATTTGTTTGATTTTAGTTTATTTTCTCCTTCATTTCCATTATCTAAACTGGAGCAAATCCTCCCCAGTCCTTTTGAGGTACAGTTTTGCTCCAGGCCTGTATAACTTTCTCTATCACCTAACTTATTCTCCCCCACTtccgtctccccccctctctcccccccgtaTCCCGTGGTCAATAAGATGGTGATAACGCTTTTCTTTGTCTTTCGACGGCGCCGCCTCACCCGTCCTGACCGCGCCCCTCTGCTTCCCGTAGCCAACTTTGTGCTCCCAGAAGCTGGAGAGTTTCTAGACGAGGTGACCTACGTGGAGCTGCAGCGTGATGAGGCTGAGGTGCTGGTGAAGCAGTACATCGAGGAGGGCCGCAAGGCCGGCCCGCCCCCAGAGAAGCGCTTTGACAACCGCCAGGGGGGCTTCAGGGGGCGTGGCGGGGGCTTCCAGCGCTTCGATGCCCGCGGTGGTCCCACGGGGGGCAGTCGAGGGGGCTACCAGAACCGTGGTGGCCCTGGAGGAGGAAACTTCAGAGGAGGTGAGGCCTTTATACGTTCTACATTCTGCGTGGGTCTGTTTTAAACGCTCGAGGGACTCAGCATTTTTGCTTTTGTCAGGGTACAACAGAGGGGGCTACCAGCAGAATCGCTGGGGCACTAACCAGCGTGAGGTAGGGACGGGAGCCAGAGGCGCCTACAACCGCAACCAGCagtctgcaggaggaggaggaggaggagcaggaggagggtacAACGGCAATCGCCAAGGCCAGTACAACAAAGCAGGCAGTGGAAGTTACAGCCAGGGACAGGTAAACACTGAAGAAGTCTCCTCTGAACCCAATTGcggtgaaagtaccaagtcaatgaagtcaACACGTACTCTCATAATTATGAGACTCGGAATTAAACGAGAGTTGGATTAAGTGTtgtcgttttctctctctccctaggcACAGTCGTACAACCAGGGATACAATCAAGGTAACTACAATCAGGGCAACTACAATCAAGGCTACAACTATGGAAACTACAGCCAGTATCCAGGTTACAGCCAGACCTATAGCCAAGCTCCTGCTGCCAGTGGGCAGAGCTacaaccagcagcagcagcagcagcagagctaCAACCAGCAGTACCAGCAGGTGAGACCAGACACCATCTGGCTCGCATCAAGATCACTGTTTAATAACCTGCTACTCAGATCACAATATCTCAAATCATAactcaagtctgtgtgtgtgtgtgaatctctccttctcttcccctcctctctctctcatgtccccccttctctttctctctctctcatgtccccccttctgtctcatctccccccttctctttctctctctctttctctctctctcatctccccccttctttttctctctctctcatctccccccttctctttctctctctctttctctctctctcatgtccccccttctctttctctctctcatctccccccttctctttctctctctctcatctccccccttctctttctctctctctttctctctctctctcatctccccccttctctttctctctctctcatctccccccttctctgtctctctcttctctcagtaTGCTCAGCAGTGGCAGCAGTATTACCAGAACCAGAGCCAATGGAATCAATACTACAACCAGTACGGCAACTATGGAAACTACTCCAACCAGGGTACCCAAGGCTCTCAGGGTTCTCAAGGCTCCCAGGGAACCCAGTAGGGCCCCCCAATGAGGCCCCCCGGCCAGGCCCCTGCCAGCTCCCCCATGGTGCCCCATAACAAGATGACTCTCATTCCCTCAGCAGCATTCCATGCTTGTCCTGCCTGCATCtctgccttttttttcttccaacatCTCCCGTCTTCCTTTCTTATTATAGCGGAATAATTTCAAGGTTTTcatggttttttttttttttttttttaagcctaGTTTCACACCTTACATTTTGGGGTTTGTGATTTACTGTTGATGCTTTGACTAGCTTCTTAGCATTAGGAGTTTCTCCATGTAGTCACATGCAGCTGTTTTCTTTTCCTGACTATTGTTGACCCTGGTCATGTGGAATGAGCAACAATGGGGTAGTTATACGTGCACAAGTAGTGCACAAAGTTTTGTGCAGTGAATGTTCTTAGAGCTCAGTGTAGCTGGGATTTGCATGTGTACAGTTCAGTTTGTTTTTAAGAGAAAAGGCTGATCGTGTTGGGCAGTTGCAGTTTTGTTTTAAATTTACAGTTAATAGTTACTTTTATTTTTAGATCAAAGAACCATACATTTTTAGAGTAATTGGTGTAAACTAATTATCCTCCATAAGATTGATTTAATGCTCATCTTACCCCTATTTATTGAAATTGAGGTCTTGAAGACTGATATTTTGATTATTTTTATATAACATTGTACAAAGAGATATTGTGATTGTCAAACATACTCTAACAACATTTTGTTTCACATCATCTTACACATTTGTAATTCTCATGCTCATCTAGTCCTTCCAATCGTTTTTCCAAATTTAGTGATCATTAGTTAGTTTGTGTGGTTGTAAACTATTTTATACTGTATACCATGTATGTAAAACAGTATCTGCATGTCATTGTGTTGAATCAAAAAAAATGCCCTTTTTGTATTTGAGAATATAATCTGAACACACTAAATGGTTTGTCTTGAGTATTTTGTTCCAGTACATTCAGTTGAAATTCCATAACATACTGTAGATAAATTAGGATACATGGTGTTGGTTTATGGTTTATATTCATGAATTGTTATTACAAATCAGGGTATCCTGCTATGTTTCCTGTATCAAATGTCAGTGTCCACACTGGGCAAGGGAACACATTTTGCACGTTGGTGTTCGCCTGAAATGCGTA
Coding sequences within:
- the hnrnpul1l gene encoding heterogeneous nuclear ribonucleoprotein U-like protein 1 isoform X1 — its product is MSGINVKKLKVNELKEELQLRGLDTRGLKADLVVRLKAALDAEAAGEVAGPPVAEVVDEGEEEQDEGGDEDDDYPEGGNSLSGEDEESYRVEDLARLDQEPDAEQSEEENVIDDQSEEDSLDGGPAFGGVPAMNYGIGDFTDDVIEPPTTKAFESEVKPEYRADTPELQMLELEVKEPVHSEPEPEARLEDNPEGKPDEIETDADIKMEAEHQQSNKPPPQLDPQPDPEAEQPEELLEAEKPEQVSQEEQPDLPVKEEQKEAQKPELDVKKEEGEEEARQPEPANDWEAMDAEQAGQAKSEDDKQGVSRKRPHEEGRGYGYYEHREDRRARSPQPPAEEEEEDFDDTLVAIDTYNCDLHFKVSRDRYSGYPLTIEGFAYLWSGARASYGVNKGRVCFEMKINEEISVKHLPSSEPDPHVVRIGWSLDSCSTQLGEEPFSYGYGGTGKKSLNCKFEDYGEKFGENDVLGCYVDFENGEEVEMAFSKNGKWLDVAFRVSREELAGRALIPHVLVKNCAIEFNFGQKEEPFFPLPEGYTFIQDVKLEDRVRGTIGPVSKADCELLMMVGLPASGKTTWAVKHALENPEKRFNILGTNAIMEKMKVMGLRRQRNYAGRWDILIQQATQCLNRLIQIAARKKRNYILDQTNVYGSAQRRKMRPFEGFQRKAIVICPTDEDIKERTLKRTDEEGKDVPDHAVLEMKANFVLPEAGEFLDEVTYVELQRDEAEVLVKQYIEEGRKAGPPPEKRFDNRQGGFRGRGGGFQRFDARGGPTGGSRGGYQNRGGPGGGNFRGGYNRGGYQQNRWGTNQREVGTGARGAYNRNQQSAGGGGGGAGGGYNGNRQGQYNKAGSGSYSQGQAQSYNQGYNQGNYNQGNYNQGYNYGNYSQYPGYSQTYSQAPAASGQSYNQQQQQQQSYNQQYQQYAQQWQQYYQNQSQWNQYYNQYGNYGNYSNQGTQGSQGSQGSQGTQ
- the hnrnpul1l gene encoding heterogeneous nuclear ribonucleoprotein U-like protein 1 isoform X2; translation: MSGINVKKLKVNELKEELQLRGLDTRGLKADLVVRLKAALDAEAAGEVAGPPVAEVVDEGEEEQDEGGDEDDDYPEGGNSLSGEDEESYRVEDLARLDQEPDAEQSEEENVIDDQSEEDSLDGGPAFGGVPAMNYGIGDFTDDVIEPPTTKAFESEVKPEYRADTPELQMLELEVKEPVHSEPEPEARLEDNPEDEIETDADIKMEAEHQQSNKPPPQLDPQPDPEAEQPEELLEAEKPEQVSQEEQPDLPVKEEQKEAQKPELDVKKEEGEEEARQPEPANDWEAMDAEQAGQAKSEDDKQGVSRKRPHEEGRGYGYYEHREDRRARSPQPPAEEEEEDFDDTLVAIDTYNCDLHFKVSRDRYSGYPLTIEGFAYLWSGARASYGVNKGRVCFEMKINEEISVKHLPSSEPDPHVVRIGWSLDSCSTQLGEEPFSYGYGGTGKKSLNCKFEDYGEKFGENDVLGCYVDFENGEEVEMAFSKNGKWLDVAFRVSREELAGRALIPHVLVKNCAIEFNFGQKEEPFFPLPEGYTFIQDVKLEDRVRGTIGPVSKADCELLMMVGLPASGKTTWAVKHALENPEKRFNILGTNAIMEKMKVMGLRRQRNYAGRWDILIQQATQCLNRLIQIAARKKRNYILDQTNVYGSAQRRKMRPFEGFQRKAIVICPTDEDIKERTLKRTDEEGKDVPDHAVLEMKANFVLPEAGEFLDEVTYVELQRDEAEVLVKQYIEEGRKAGPPPEKRFDNRQGGFRGRGGGFQRFDARGGPTGGSRGGYQNRGGPGGGNFRGGYNRGGYQQNRWGTNQREVGTGARGAYNRNQQSAGGGGGGAGGGYNGNRQGQYNKAGSGSYSQGQAQSYNQGYNQGNYNQGNYNQGYNYGNYSQYPGYSQTYSQAPAASGQSYNQQQQQQQSYNQQYQQYAQQWQQYYQNQSQWNQYYNQYGNYGNYSNQGTQGSQGSQGSQGTQ